The proteins below are encoded in one region of Clostridium pasteurianum DSM 525 = ATCC 6013:
- the spoVAC gene encoding stage V sporulation protein AC, whose amino-acid sequence MSNKKKKKLTPIEQEYQDFASEREPKRPVVKNCLRAFIVGGIICTIGQGLQWFFITYFNFTEKTAGNPTAAILIIASALFTGLGIYDHLAQWAGAGTAVPITGFANTIASAAIEHRTEGYVLGVGGNMFKLSGSVIAFGVFSAFLVALVKITVIWLGGM is encoded by the coding sequence ATGTCTAATAAGAAAAAGAAAAAATTAACTCCTATAGAACAAGAATATCAGGATTTTGCTTCTGAAAGAGAGCCTAAAAGACCTGTAGTGAAAAATTGTTTAAGAGCTTTTATTGTGGGAGGTATCATATGTACAATAGGCCAGGGACTTCAATGGTTTTTTATAACCTATTTTAATTTTACTGAAAAAACTGCAGGAAATCCTACGGCTGCTATTTTGATAATAGCTTCTGCTCTTTTTACAGGTTTAGGAATTTATGATCATCTTGCACAATGGGCTGGTGCTGGAACTGCAGTACCTATCACAGGTTTCGCAAATACTATTGCTTCTGCTGCTATTGAACATAGAACAGAAGGTTATGTACTTGGTGTAGGAGGAAACATGTTTAAACTTTCTGGATCAGTAATTGCCTTTGGTGTGTTTTCGGCTTTTCTAGTTGCATTAGTAAAAATAACTGTTATATGGTTAGGTGGGATGTAA
- the spoVAD gene encoding stage V sporulation protein AD gives MLKGHQTWVFDSKPVILSSAAVGGPFEGKGALADDFDILHEDIWLGQDSCEKAEKKLLEEACETAITKGNMEKEDVQFFISGDLMNQIISSSFAARTLGMPFLGVFGACSSSMEGLALSSLLVDSKSANYVVTGASSHNVTVEKQFRYPTEYGAQKPPTAQWTVTAAGACLLAREGEGPRINCATVGRVVDMGITDPYNMGSAMAPAAVDTIEAHFRDMNIEPSYYDLIATGDLGKVGHRIASDLLAKHNLKIPQSIFTDCGMLIYREDQPVIAGASGCGCSASVTYGHILKRMKKGELKKVLIVATGALLSPLSYQQKESIPCIAHAVSIEI, from the coding sequence ATGCTTAAAGGACATCAAACATGGGTTTTTGATTCTAAACCAGTAATATTGTCTTCAGCTGCTGTTGGAGGACCCTTTGAAGGTAAAGGAGCATTAGCTGATGATTTCGATATACTACATGAAGATATATGGTTAGGACAGGACAGCTGTGAAAAAGCAGAAAAGAAATTACTAGAAGAAGCCTGTGAAACTGCAATTACTAAAGGAAATATGGAAAAAGAAGATGTACAATTCTTTATAAGTGGAGATTTAATGAATCAAATCATATCCAGCAGCTTTGCTGCACGTACACTTGGAATGCCCTTTCTTGGTGTCTTTGGTGCTTGCTCCAGTTCTATGGAAGGTCTTGCACTATCTTCCTTATTAGTCGACAGTAAATCAGCAAATTATGTTGTAACAGGTGCTTCTAGTCACAATGTTACTGTGGAAAAACAATTTAGATATCCTACAGAATATGGAGCACAAAAACCTCCAACTGCTCAATGGACAGTAACAGCTGCAGGGGCTTGTTTACTAGCCAGGGAAGGAGAAGGCCCAAGAATAAACTGTGCTACTGTGGGAAGAGTTGTAGATATGGGAATTACTGATCCCTATAATATGGGATCTGCTATGGCTCCAGCAGCTGTAGATACAATAGAAGCACATTTTAGAGATATGAATATAGAACCATCTTATTATGATCTTATTGCTACAGGAGATTTGGGTAAAGTTGGTCATAGAATTGCCAGTGATCTATTAGCTAAACACAATTTAAAAATTCCACAAAGTATATTTACTGATTGTGGAATGCTGATTTATAGAGAAGATCAGCCTGTAATAGCTGGAGCAAGTGGCTGCGGATGTTCAGCTTCTGTTACTTATGGTCATATTTTAAAGAGAATGAAAAAAGGAGAATTAAAGAAGGTACTTATTGTAGCAACTGGGGCACTGTTATCTCCTCTTTCCTATCAACAAAAGGAAAGCATACCTTGTATTGCACATGCAGTATCCATAGAAATATAG
- the spoVAE gene encoding stage V sporulation protein AE: MGIFIWAFIIGGAICVIGQIMMDVFKLTPAHTMTTFVVIGAILGGFGLYDPIVKFAGAGASIPISSFGNSLVKGALMEYKEYGIIGVLTGIFEITSAGISSAIIFGFLASLIFKTKG, translated from the coding sequence TTGGGTATTTTTATTTGGGCATTTATTATAGGTGGAGCTATATGTGTTATAGGGCAAATAATGATGGATGTGTTTAAGCTTACCCCTGCACATACTATGACTACATTTGTAGTAATAGGAGCTATACTTGGAGGTTTTGGATTATATGACCCTATAGTAAAATTTGCAGGTGCAGGTGCATCCATACCTATATCCAGTTTTGGAAATTCATTGGTTAAAGGTGCTTTGATGGAATATAAAGAATATGGGATTATAGGGGTGCTCACTGGAATATTTGAAATTACCAGTGCTGGCATTTCTTCTGCTATAATTTTTGGATTTTTGGCATCATTAATATTTAAAACTAAAGGTTAA
- a CDS encoding DUF1657 domain-containing protein, with protein MTVGTKMQQAIAGIETAAATMKTFALDTDNQAAKKDFQQLSKTFEDALQLLNGRLKHIEEEEPQYKQQ; from the coding sequence ATGACAGTAGGAACAAAAATGCAGCAAGCTATAGCTGGTATTGAAACAGCAGCAGCAACAATGAAGACTTTTGCATTAGATACAGATAATCAAGCTGCTAAAAAAGATTTTCAGCAATTATCTAAAACTTTTGAAGATGCATTACAATTATTAAATGGAAGATTAAAGCATATTGAAGAAGAAGAGCCTCAATATAAACAACAATAA
- a CDS encoding metallophosphoesterase family protein — MKIKRSKEKEYSINIFKYIIHNKILLKVFLSSLMIMIIFQTDYRGKVQKINLKFNSNGTFKIIQFTDIHETYLKNEKNIRFMEDILNTEKPDFVILTGDNIEGKYCWSKNSVKKAIDDIAKPMEDRKIPWAVVLGNHDNEFSKVSRKGQMKIYMSYEYNLSQDYSTVAGRAGDYNILIKDSRNIKPIFNIYMIDSGYYCLGGYGYIKKQQINWYREMSNKLKKEYGYRIPSLMFFHIPLQQHYEAWKNGKVAGNRNELECPQNSDKGLFSSLLEMGDVKGVFVGHDHANDYLATIKDIALGYGRCTGNGGYGNKNFKRGARIFIINENNTEKFKTYVKSE, encoded by the coding sequence ATGAAAATTAAAAGATCTAAAGAAAAAGAATATAGTATAAATATATTCAAATATATAATTCATAATAAAATATTACTGAAGGTATTCTTGAGCAGTTTAATGATAATGATTATATTTCAAACCGATTATAGAGGGAAAGTGCAAAAAATCAATCTTAAATTCAATTCAAATGGAACTTTTAAAATTATACAATTTACAGATATACATGAAACATATTTAAAAAATGAAAAAAATATAAGATTTATGGAAGATATATTAAATACTGAAAAACCAGACTTTGTGATTTTAACAGGAGATAATATAGAAGGTAAATATTGCTGGTCTAAAAATAGTGTTAAAAAAGCTATTGATGATATTGCAAAACCTATGGAAGACAGAAAAATTCCTTGGGCAGTGGTACTGGGAAATCACGATAATGAATTTTCAAAGGTAAGCAGAAAAGGGCAGATGAAAATATATATGTCTTATGAATATAATTTAAGTCAAGATTATTCAACGGTAGCGGGAAGAGCAGGAGATTATAATATTCTCATAAAAGATTCTAGAAATATAAAGCCCATATTTAATATTTATATGATTGATTCTGGTTATTACTGTTTGGGAGGATATGGATATATAAAAAAGCAGCAGATAAATTGGTATAGAGAAATGTCAAATAAATTGAAGAAAGAATATGGTTATAGAATTCCATCACTTATGTTTTTTCATATTCCACTGCAGCAGCATTATGAAGCATGGAAAAATGGAAAAGTTGCAGGAAATAGAAATGAGTTAGAATGTCCTCAAAACTCTGATAAAGGGTTATTTTCTTCACTGCTAGAAATGGGAGATGTTAAAGGAGTGTTTGTAGGTCATGATCATGCTAACGATTATTTGGCAACGATTAAAGATATTGCACTAGGTTATGGAAGATGCACTGGCAATGGAGGTTATGGAAACAAAAATTTTAAAAGAGGTGCAAGAATATTTATAATAAATGAAAATAATACAGAAAAGTTTAAAACTTATGTAAAATCAGAATAA
- a CDS encoding L,D-transpeptidase, with product MFFYPVRYSEGYYRATYTITINRNARSLILYKDNKFYKIYPVAVGKGSTPTPAGTFKIINKQNNPGGPYGARWMGLSARGIGIHGTNRPGSIGGPVSHGCIRMYNKDVIELSNLVPVGTVVKII from the coding sequence ATGTTTTTTTATCCAGTTAGGTATAGTGAAGGATATTATAGAGCAACATATACAATTACAATAAATAGAAATGCACGAAGTTTAATTTTATATAAAGACAATAAATTTTATAAAATTTATCCAGTTGCAGTTGGTAAAGGATCTACTCCAACTCCAGCAGGAACTTTTAAGATAATAAACAAACAAAATAACCCTGGAGGCCCCTATGGTGCAAGATGGATGGGACTCAGTGCTCGTGGGATTGGCATCCATGGAACAAATAGACCTGGCTCTATAGGAGGTCCTGTTTCTCATGGATGTATACGTATGTACAATAAGGATGTAATTGAACTTAGCAATTTAGTACCTGTTGGCACTGTAGTGAAAATTATTTAG
- a CDS encoding PocR ligand-binding domain-containing protein: MSQDNFNLNKLIDLKKWDNLQDSLAEVTRVAIIIVDYKGNPVTKHSGCNRFCKEVRSNPNLVKYCQKCDSRGGIEAVRLNEPYIYLCHYNIIDIAIPIMIDGKYIGAVMAGQVKLSDNNVEDVLEKIAVLSKNSIAEKALDDFKTYYDELPVLSYYQVKKIANMLFAMCNYLVEEALEKNLILDIYKKTIKNHTGIDSNILTGYTMKNIENVKKEMSNTMINAYVEDKISSDRQDIKVTDILKPAIEYIYDHKSENVKLEKMAKICHISPSYFSRLFKKETGENFSNYVSKLKIEWAKSLLEETDMQVNEISDELGFSESGYFIKIFKKYEGVTPFLYMKYCKKE, from the coding sequence TTGTCACAAGATAATTTTAATTTAAATAAACTTATAGATTTAAAAAAATGGGACAATTTACAGGATTCACTTGCGGAAGTTACAAGGGTAGCAATAATAATCGTCGATTACAAAGGAAATCCAGTTACTAAGCATAGTGGTTGTAATAGATTTTGCAAAGAGGTAAGAAGCAATCCCAATCTTGTGAAGTATTGTCAAAAATGTGATTCAAGAGGTGGTATTGAGGCAGTTCGTTTAAATGAACCATATATATATTTATGTCATTACAATATAATAGATATAGCTATTCCCATAATGATTGATGGTAAATATATTGGAGCAGTTATGGCAGGTCAAGTAAAATTGTCAGATAATAATGTTGAAGATGTGCTAGAGAAAATAGCAGTTTTGTCTAAAAATTCTATAGCTGAAAAAGCTTTAGATGATTTTAAAACTTATTATGATGAATTACCTGTTTTATCTTATTACCAAGTAAAGAAAATTGCAAATATGTTATTTGCAATGTGTAACTATTTAGTAGAAGAAGCATTAGAAAAAAATTTAATTTTGGATATATATAAAAAGACTATAAAAAATCATACAGGAATAGATTCAAATATATTGACGGGTTATACAATGAAAAATATTGAAAATGTAAAAAAGGAAATGTCGAATACTATGATAAATGCTTATGTTGAAGATAAGATTTCCAGTGATAGGCAAGATATTAAAGTCACTGACATTCTAAAACCGGCAATAGAGTACATTTATGATCATAAGAGTGAAAACGTTAAACTAGAGAAAATGGCTAAGATTTGTCATATTAGTCCAAGTTATTTCAGTAGATTATTTAAAAAAGAAACTGGAGAAAATTTTTCAAACTATGTATCTAAATTAAAAATTGAATGGGCAAAGAGTTTGCTTGAAGAAACGGATATGCAAGTTAATGAAATTAGTGATGAGCTTGGATTCAGTGAGTCAGGATATTTTATAAAAATATTTAAAAAATATGAAGGTGTAACGCCATTTTTGTATATGAAGTATTGTAAGAAAGAATAA
- a CDS encoding glycerol dehydrogenase: MRKAFICPTKYVQGEDEILNLGYFVKTFGESALLIAHKDDVSRVKDKLDKTAEKFGITFVESGFKGECSRQEVARLQEVSKENKCACTIGLGGGKAIDTSKCVAEGEALIIVPTIAATDAPTSHSAVLYTPEGAFDDYAYFKQSPSVILIDTTVVAKAPTRFLVSGMGDALSTYFEARATSNSYSKVNAGLPCGYREGSCGEAKGTNTALALAKLCYETLIKDGAKAKAASDCNLVTPALENIIETNILLSGIGFESGGLAAAHAIHDGLTILEGTHKYFHGEKVAFGTIIQLILENAPTEELNEVLDFCLEVGLPVCLSDIGVDSITEEELIEVSKKSCIEEESIYSMPFPITVEAVAAAIITADKIGRDYKEKKRMCK; encoded by the coding sequence ATGAGAAAAGCATTTATTTGTCCAACTAAATATGTACAAGGTGAAGATGAAATTTTAAATTTAGGATATTTTGTTAAAACTTTTGGAGAATCAGCTTTATTAATAGCCCATAAAGATGATGTGTCACGTGTTAAAGATAAATTAGATAAAACTGCTGAAAAATTTGGAATTACTTTTGTAGAAAGTGGATTTAAAGGAGAATGTTCTAGACAAGAAGTAGCTAGATTACAAGAGGTTTCCAAGGAAAACAAATGTGCTTGTACAATTGGCCTTGGTGGAGGTAAGGCCATTGATACTTCTAAATGTGTTGCAGAAGGAGAGGCTTTAATTATAGTTCCAACTATAGCTGCTACAGATGCACCAACAAGTCATTCTGCTGTACTTTATACACCAGAAGGGGCTTTTGATGACTATGCTTACTTTAAACAAAGTCCAAGTGTAATTTTAATAGATACTACAGTAGTTGCAAAGGCACCAACTCGTTTCTTGGTTTCAGGAATGGGAGATGCATTATCAACATATTTTGAAGCAAGAGCAACTTCAAATTCTTATTCTAAAGTAAATGCAGGTTTACCTTGCGGATATAGGGAAGGAAGCTGTGGTGAGGCAAAAGGAACTAATACTGCATTAGCACTTGCAAAATTATGTTATGAAACTCTTATTAAAGATGGAGCTAAGGCAAAAGCTGCTTCAGATTGTAATTTAGTTACACCAGCATTAGAAAATATAATAGAAACAAATATTCTTCTATCTGGTATTGGTTTTGAAAGTGGTGGCCTAGCTGCAGCTCATGCAATTCATGATGGATTAACTATACTGGAAGGAACTCATAAATATTTTCATGGTGAAAAGGTTGCCTTTGGTACAATTATACAGTTAATACTGGAAAATGCACCTACAGAAGAGTTAAATGAAGTGTTAGATTTTTGTTTGGAAGTAGGATTACCTGTTTGCCTATCAGATATTGGGGTAGATAGTATTACAGAAGAGGAACTTATAGAAGTTTCTAAAAAATCATGTATTGAAGAAGAATCAATTTATTCTATGCCATTCCCAATAACTGTTGAAGCAGTAGCAGCAGCAATTATAACAGCAGATAAAATAGGTAGAGATTATAAGGAAAAGAAGAGGATGTGTAAATAA
- the dhaK gene encoding dihydroxyacetone kinase subunit DhaK, producing MKKIINKPETVVMEMCNGIAIAHPELEFIRKYKIMKKKNINQEKVSLISGGGSGHEPAHAGFIGRGMLDAAVCGDVFASPSQIQVYQAIRATASKKGTLLIIKNYSGDMMNFKNAAYLASEDGIKVDYVKVDDDIAVKDSLYTVGRRGVAGTVLVHKIAGAAAESGLSLEEVKKVAEKAVSNVRSLGFAFSSCTVPAKGTPTFQIAEDEMEFGVGIHGEPGIKREKIAIADELSERIVDSILEDIKIDDKNTEEVAVLINGFGGTPLQELYLFNNSVTAELVKKNIKISRIFVGNYMTSIDMQGASVSIMKLDEELKTLLSKESDTPAFKVSGPAGVGEYVSLEENKDIEKEVSFGIETDEKFSRINNEKINLNNIIYIVDKMSEVIIKNEIPFCELDSHAGDGDFGMSVAKGFKQLKREWKQILLEQYKNIGAFLNACSLVIMEHCGGASGPIWGSAFRAAGRQVGAKTELTISEFAEMMQAAVKGVQATGERSFGRGAVVGDKTLVDALVPCADAWTDCAKLNADFKEAFKLSAEAAVEGAKNTEKIVARMGRAGTVGDRSIGYPDAGAYGLGVIFTEISEVIK from the coding sequence ATGAAAAAGATAATAAATAAACCAGAAACTGTAGTAATGGAGATGTGTAATGGCATAGCCATTGCACATCCGGAGCTAGAGTTCATAAGAAAATATAAAATAATGAAAAAGAAAAATATAAATCAAGAAAAAGTAAGTTTAATAAGCGGAGGAGGAAGTGGTCATGAACCAGCTCACGCGGGCTTTATAGGAAGGGGAATGTTAGATGCAGCAGTGTGTGGAGATGTATTTGCTTCACCTTCTCAAATTCAAGTCTATCAGGCAATAAGAGCTACTGCCAGCAAAAAGGGAACTCTGCTTATTATAAAAAATTATAGTGGAGATATGATGAATTTTAAAAATGCAGCGTATCTTGCAAGCGAAGATGGAATTAAAGTTGATTATGTCAAGGTAGATGATGATATCGCAGTTAAAGACAGTTTATATACTGTTGGAAGGCGTGGAGTTGCTGGAACTGTTTTAGTGCATAAAATAGCAGGTGCAGCAGCAGAATCGGGACTATCTCTAGAAGAAGTTAAGAAAGTTGCTGAAAAAGCTGTTTCAAATGTTAGAAGTTTAGGATTTGCATTTTCCTCTTGTACTGTACCAGCTAAAGGTACTCCTACTTTTCAAATAGCAGAAGATGAAATGGAATTTGGTGTTGGAATTCATGGAGAGCCTGGAATTAAAAGAGAAAAAATAGCTATAGCAGATGAATTGTCTGAGAGAATTGTAGATTCTATTTTAGAGGATATAAAAATTGATGATAAAAATACTGAAGAAGTTGCAGTATTAATTAATGGATTTGGAGGAACTCCACTACAGGAGTTATATTTGTTTAATAATTCTGTTACAGCAGAGCTTGTAAAGAAAAATATTAAAATATCTAGAATTTTCGTTGGAAACTATATGACAAGTATAGATATGCAAGGAGCTTCTGTATCTATAATGAAATTGGATGAAGAACTTAAGACATTATTATCAAAAGAAAGTGATACTCCTGCCTTTAAGGTTTCAGGTCCTGCAGGAGTGGGTGAATATGTAAGTTTAGAAGAGAATAAGGATATAGAAAAGGAAGTCTCTTTTGGAATAGAAACTGATGAAAAATTTTCACGCATTAATAATGAAAAAATAAACTTAAATAATATAATTTACATTGTGGATAAGATGAGTGAAGTCATTATCAAAAATGAAATACCATTTTGTGAATTAGATTCTCATGCTGGAGATGGAGACTTTGGAATGAGTGTAGCTAAAGGATTTAAGCAATTAAAAAGAGAATGGAAACAGATTCTTTTAGAACAATATAAAAATATTGGAGCTTTCTTAAATGCATGTTCATTAGTAATAATGGAGCATTGCGGCGGAGCTTCAGGACCAATATGGGGATCGGCTTTTAGAGCTGCAGGAAGACAAGTAGGAGCAAAGACAGAGCTCACTATTTCTGAATTTGCAGAAATGATGCAAGCAGCAGTTAAAGGAGTTCAAGCTACAGGAGAGCGTTCTTTTGGAAGAGGGGCTGTAGTAGGAGATAAAACATTAGTAGATGCCTTAGTGCCTTGTGCCGATGCTTGGACAGATTGTGCAAAATTAAATGCTGACTTTAAAGAAGCTTTTAAATTATCAGCAGAAGCAGCAGTTGAAGGTGCTAAGAACACAGAAAAAATTGTAGCACGTATGGGTCGTGCAGGAACAGTCGGAGACAGAAGTATTGGATATCCAGATGCAGGGGCATATGGATTGGGTGTAATATTCACAGAGATTTCAGAGGTTATAAAGTAG
- a CDS encoding MIP/aquaporin family protein: MEGFVSEMLGTMILIILGDGVVANVVLKKTKAENSGWMVISTGWALAVTIPVFIFGNISGAHFNPAVTIGMAFIGSFPWSNVGIYIAAQLIGAFLGAIIVWIYYRPHFNATEDKEAKLAVFCTQPAIRDIYSNFICEFIGTFILVFAILGVGNTKMINGLSPIVVGGIIWAIGLTLGGTTGYAINPVRDLGPRIAHYILPIKDKGSSDWKYALIPVAAPICGGIVGALLYKLIF; the protein is encoded by the coding sequence ATGGAAGGATTTGTAAGTGAAATGCTGGGAACAATGATTCTAATCATTTTAGGTGATGGAGTTGTTGCCAATGTGGTTTTAAAAAAGACAAAGGCAGAAAACTCTGGATGGATGGTTATTTCAACAGGATGGGCATTAGCAGTTACCATACCTGTTTTTATATTTGGCAATATTAGTGGAGCACATTTCAATCCTGCAGTAACCATTGGAATGGCATTTATAGGAAGTTTTCCATGGAGTAATGTAGGTATCTATATAGCTGCTCAGTTAATAGGTGCTTTTCTTGGTGCTATTATTGTATGGATATATTATAGGCCCCATTTTAATGCTACTGAGGATAAAGAGGCAAAACTTGCTGTATTTTGCACACAACCGGCCATTAGGGATATATATTCAAATTTTATCTGTGAATTTATTGGTACTTTCATACTAGTATTTGCTATATTAGGTGTAGGAAATACTAAAATGATCAATGGTTTGTCTCCCATAGTGGTTGGAGGTATTATTTGGGCAATTGGTCTTACATTAGGTGGAACGACAGGTTATGCTATTAATCCAGTAAGAGATCTGGGCCCCCGTATAGCACATTATATTTTACCCATAAAGGACAAGGGAAGCTCAGATTGGAAATATGCATTGATTCCTGTAGCAGCTCCTATTTGTGGAGGTATTGTAGGTGCGTTATTGTATAAACTAATATTTTAA
- a CDS encoding DMT family transporter: protein MSNYNSFSLKNKMKNKKLAYLYLIITFCAWGSLYVVGKFVMGKVPVFMISSVRYIIAGIILFFIMKKMKPKKIEKQDYKYIFLIGFVGYFIATVAQLIGVKFSNASLASLVNSVNPIAIMLFAAIILKEKLTLKKVICIILAVVGVHTIIGGSNESGELIGILISLFAVISWSIVSVIVRRVTQKYDPIQITTYGIIIAAISTLPFSIGEFVITPNIQIDWTVVISLIYIGVVCTALAHFTWNKSLSMIEAGSCSLFYPIQPMMSVFLGWLFLGESININFVIGAGLIIVGVLISVIHNKDVEVDNKIQTKIQ, encoded by the coding sequence GTGAGTAATTATAATAGTTTCTCACTAAAGAATAAAATGAAAAATAAAAAATTGGCTTATTTATATCTAATTATAACCTTTTGTGCCTGGGGTAGTCTTTATGTAGTTGGTAAATTTGTAATGGGAAAAGTTCCAGTGTTTATGATTTCCTCTGTGCGATATATAATTGCAGGAATAATACTATTTTTTATAATGAAAAAAATGAAACCTAAGAAAATTGAAAAACAGGATTATAAATATATTTTTTTAATAGGATTTGTAGGCTATTTTATAGCCACAGTAGCACAACTAATAGGTGTAAAATTTTCTAATGCCTCTCTTGCCTCTTTGGTTAATTCAGTTAATCCCATTGCTATTATGCTATTTGCGGCAATTATACTTAAGGAAAAGCTAACTTTAAAAAAGGTGATTTGCATTATTTTAGCCGTTGTAGGAGTACATACTATTATTGGTGGCTCAAATGAAAGTGGAGAATTAATTGGGATTTTAATTTCATTATTTGCAGTTATATCCTGGTCTATTGTATCTGTTATAGTTAGAAGAGTTACTCAAAAATATGATCCTATCCAAATCACTACTTATGGAATTATTATTGCAGCAATAAGTACTTTGCCTTTTTCAATTGGAGAATTTGTAATAACTCCTAATATTCAGATTGATTGGACAGTGGTAATTTCTTTAATATATATAGGTGTAGTCTGTACTGCTCTGGCTCATTTTACATGGAATAAAAGTTTGTCCATGATAGAAGCAGGCTCCTGTTCTCTATTTTATCCTATACAACCAATGATGTCAGTTTTCTTGGGGTGGTTGTTTTTAGGAGAAAGTATTAATATAAACTTTGTTATTGGTGCAGGGCTAATTATTGTGGGTGTATTAATAAGTGTTATTCATAATAAAGATGTGGAAGTAGATAATAAAATTCAAACGAAGATACAATGA